The following are encoded in a window of Thermococcus alcaliphilus genomic DNA:
- a CDS encoding tRNA (guanine(10)-N(2))-dimethyltransferase, with protein MELTKIKEGKAEILVPKAERIYDAPVFYNPVMALNRDLSVLLLKVVKAERVLEALSATGIRGIRYALETEADEIWLNDINPEAFKLIIENLKLNFEGELEINERSATLRDKKTLIATNKDANLLMAEKFRYFDFLDLDPFGSPMEFLDSSLRSVKRKGVLALTATDTAPLCGAHPKACLRKYNAKPVRGELCHESGLRILIGTVVRYTAKYDLGIEVLFAYYKDHYFRAFLRLKDGAKEGDKALKNLGYLYFDTKTGKFEVERAFLPSKPDAFGPLWLGPLKNQKIVEKMNAEDKGELAEKKKVSKFLNVVVEELDVPFFYDIHALARRNSLEVRKLSDIAAMLQEKGYRVSRTHFSPTAIKTDAPFEEVLEALKALQ; from the coding sequence ATGGAGCTTACCAAAATTAAGGAAGGAAAGGCTGAGATTCTTGTGCCTAAAGCAGAGCGTATTTACGACGCTCCCGTATTTTATAATCCAGTCATGGCACTTAACAGAGACTTGAGTGTTCTTCTCCTAAAGGTTGTAAAAGCAGAGAGGGTTTTGGAAGCTTTATCCGCCACCGGTATTAGGGGAATAAGATACGCCTTGGAAACCGAAGCGGATGAAATCTGGCTCAACGATATAAATCCCGAGGCGTTTAAGCTGATAATTGAGAATTTAAAGCTCAATTTTGAAGGAGAACTAGAGATTAATGAGAGATCCGCAACTTTAAGGGACAAAAAAACGTTAATAGCCACAAACAAAGATGCAAACCTTTTAATGGCCGAAAAGTTCAGGTACTTCGACTTCCTTGACCTCGATCCTTTTGGCTCTCCAATGGAGTTCCTAGATTCTTCCCTTAGGAGTGTAAAGAGAAAAGGGGTCCTTGCACTGACGGCAACAGACACAGCTCCCCTTTGCGGAGCTCATCCAAAGGCATGTCTGCGAAAGTATAATGCAAAGCCAGTAAGGGGAGAATTATGCCACGAAAGCGGTTTGAGGATTCTAATTGGGACTGTTGTCAGGTATACGGCAAAATACGATCTTGGCATTGAAGTTCTCTTTGCCTATTATAAAGACCACTACTTCAGAGCGTTCTTAAGGCTAAAAGATGGTGCAAAGGAAGGAGATAAAGCCCTCAAAAACCTTGGATATCTCTACTTCGATACAAAGACGGGAAAGTTTGAAGTTGAGAGGGCTTTTCTGCCAAGTAAACCGGATGCCTTCGGACCGCTGTGGCTTGGCCCCCTTAAGAACCAGAAAATCGTGGAAAAGATGAACGCCGAGGATAAAGGCGAACTGGCTGAGAAAAAGAAAGTCTCCAAATTTTTGAACGTTGTTGTTGAAGAGCTCGATGTGCCCTTTTTCTACGATATCCACGCTCTGGCAAGGAGAAACTCCCTTGAGGTGAGAAAGCTTTCAGATATAGCAGCTATGCTCCAAGAAAAGGGATATAGGGTTAGTAGAACGCACTTTTCTCCCACGGCAATAAAAACCGACGCTCCTTTTGAAGAGGTTCTGGAGGCATTAAAAGCCCTTCAGTAG
- a CDS encoding 50S ribosomal protein L35ae — translation MIMKGIVLSYMRSKENQHNNHMIIKPIGIDSREQASGLIGKKVIWKSPSGKLLVGKITRTHGTRGEVKVRFERPLPGQALGDYVEIK, via the coding sequence ATGATAATGAAGGGCATCGTATTGAGCTACATGAGAAGTAAAGAGAACCAGCACAACAACCACATGATTATCAAACCTATCGGAATTGACAGCAGAGAGCAGGCATCAGGGCTAATAGGGAAGAAGGTAATATGGAAGAGCCCAAGCGGAAAGCTCCTTGTTGGCAAGATTACAAGAACCCACGGCACAAGAGGGGAAGTAAAGGTAAGGTTCGAGAGACCTTTGCCCGGCCAAGCCCTAGGAGATTATGTTGAAATAAAGTGA
- the cyaB gene encoding class IV adenylate cyclase has translation MEVEVKFKVLFDEIKEKIERLGAELVREEVQEDLYFDIPLPNLLRIRRIVNTGEVILGYKEIKDQRNEEFDEIEVEVKDFDKTREILKRLGFKEDIWVKKHRHVYRLGNVTFELNRVEGLGDFLDIEVISDNVEDAKKEIWKVARRLGLKEEDVEPRLYQELIKEKGST, from the coding sequence ATGGAAGTTGAAGTGAAATTCAAAGTCCTCTTCGATGAAATAAAGGAGAAGATAGAGAGACTAGGGGCTGAACTGGTTAGAGAGGAAGTTCAGGAGGATCTCTATTTTGATATTCCTCTCCCCAACCTTCTTCGCATTAGGCGTATTGTAAATACAGGTGAAGTAATCTTGGGATACAAGGAGATCAAAGACCAAAGAAACGAGGAGTTTGATGAAATAGAGGTAGAAGTGAAGGATTTTGACAAAACTAGGGAGATTTTAAAGCGTTTAGGATTTAAAGAGGATATATGGGTTAAGAAACACCGGCATGTATACAGGCTTGGCAACGTTACTTTTGAGCTAAACCGGGTCGAGGGGCTTGGGGATTTTCTGGATATAGAGGTCATAAGCGATAACGTGGAAGATGCTAAAAAGGAGATATGGAAAGTTGCGAGGAGACTTGGACTAAAGGAGGAAGATGTCGAGCCAAGGCTTTACCAGGAGCTTATAAAAGAAAAAGGATCTACCTAG
- a CDS encoding 50S ribosomal protein L37e — MGSGTAPHGKRNRTPTHIKCRRCGRKAFNVRKGYCAACGFGRSRRLRKYSWSHKWKKAKNVL; from the coding sequence GTGGGAAGTGGAACAGCTCCTCATGGAAAAAGAAACAGAACTCCCACTCACATAAAGTGCAGAAGATGCGGGAGAAAAGCCTTCAACGTTAGAAAAGGCTACTGTGCAGCTTGCGGTTTTGGAAGAAGCAGGCGACTAAGGAAATACAGCTGGAGTCACAAGTGGAAGAAGGCAAAGAACGTCCTCTGA
- a CDS encoding ABC transporter substrate-binding protein codes for MSAKDDILEYLREKSHEGALQSELYELGYSRSTIAEAIESLESEKMIVRREIGKKAYRIWLVEEAPFPIKGLLRLGVLKAAEYPHALLTAKDLEKKHDVRVIVYSSALELTNALALGKVDLACSPLVTQVLFGLLTKSLKIAAGCGFGGSGLVVRKELKEGITIGSSELSTMETMLKLFLEKHDLIGKVNVVYFKKPEEIMKSFLEGEIDGLSIWEPYLSKLEKKGFKVYRYTEKFGLFPCCTLGVNREFLKTNGEIFKEFMELYKENTERLEERKEEALEIMVSLFGFGKEEAKAGLKGFVFNYRLSEEQIEAALERFGLKVFNLDSLLAKDF; via the coding sequence ATGAGTGCTAAAGATGATATTTTGGAGTATCTTAGGGAAAAATCCCATGAAGGGGCACTTCAAAGTGAACTCTACGAACTCGGTTACTCCAGATCCACAATAGCCGAGGCCATTGAGAGCTTGGAATCTGAAAAAATGATTGTAAGAAGAGAGATAGGAAAAAAAGCCTATAGGATATGGCTTGTTGAAGAAGCACCATTTCCTATTAAGGGACTTCTCAGGCTTGGGGTGTTAAAGGCCGCTGAGTATCCCCATGCCCTTTTGACAGCCAAAGATCTCGAAAAAAAGCACGATGTTAGGGTAATCGTTTACAGCAGCGCCTTGGAGCTTACGAATGCTTTAGCATTGGGCAAAGTTGATCTGGCATGTTCCCCACTAGTGACCCAAGTACTTTTTGGACTTTTGACCAAGAGTTTGAAAATCGCTGCAGGCTGTGGTTTCGGAGGAAGCGGGCTTGTGGTTAGGAAAGAACTCAAAGAGGGGATAACCATAGGCTCGTCCGAGCTATCCACGATGGAAACGATGCTGAAGCTCTTTCTGGAAAAGCACGATCTCATTGGCAAGGTGAACGTGGTCTACTTCAAGAAGCCGGAGGAGATTATGAAATCATTTCTGGAAGGGGAGATCGATGGTCTGAGCATATGGGAGCCCTATCTGAGCAAGCTGGAGAAGAAAGGGTTTAAGGTGTATAGGTACACGGAAAAATTTGGGTTATTCCCCTGCTGTACTTTGGGGGTAAATCGAGAGTTTCTAAAAACTAACGGGGAGATCTTCAAAGAATTTATGGAATTGTACAAGGAGAACACCGAAAGGTTAGAAGAAAGGAAGGAAGAAGCTTTGGAGATAATGGTTAGCCTCTTTGGATTTGGCAAAGAAGAAGCAAAAGCGGGGCTAAAAGGATTTGTTTTTAATTACAGATTGAGCGAAGAGCAGATAGAAGCAGCCCTGGAGCGTTTTGGTCTTAAGGTCTTCAACCTTGATTCCCTTCTAGCAAAAGATTTTTAA
- a CDS encoding Lrp/AsnC family transcriptional regulator has product MIYLDDLDRAILKVLKEDARVTISEISERLGKPESTIHFRIKKLIERGVIEKYTIVLGEVARPKEVAFIVLGIEKPVIEEFLGRYLEYVSKNLANLPNVLLVAKTEDERIVALVGAETKKELNEFIEENIKSIPSVREIVVYPIEEFKKGEEIKGLLLGI; this is encoded by the coding sequence ATGATATATTTGGATGATTTAGATAGAGCGATTTTAAAGGTGCTCAAGGAAGATGCTCGGGTAACAATTTCCGAGATTAGTGAGAGGCTGGGTAAGCCAGAGTCCACCATACACTTCAGAATAAAGAAGCTCATTGAGAGGGGAGTTATAGAAAAATACACGATAGTCCTAGGTGAAGTCGCAAGGCCTAAGGAGGTTGCCTTTATAGTCTTAGGAATAGAAAAACCAGTTATAGAAGAGTTCCTAGGCAGATACCTCGAGTATGTATCAAAAAACTTGGCAAATCTCCCCAATGTCCTCTTGGTGGCAAAAACTGAGGATGAGAGGATAGTGGCTCTCGTTGGAGCAGAAACAAAAAAGGAGTTGAATGAGTTCATTGAGGAAAATATAAAAAGCATACCGAGCGTACGGGAGATTGTAGTTTATCCAATAGAAGAGTTCAAGAAGGGAGAGGAAATTAAGGGATTGCTTCTAGGGATTTAG
- a CDS encoding LSm family protein encodes MAERPLDVIHKSLDKEVLVILKRGAEFRGRLIGYDIHLNVVLADAQLIEDGEPKKNYGKIVIRGDNVLAISPVEIE; translated from the coding sequence ATGGCGGAAAGACCACTCGATGTTATACACAAGTCACTTGATAAGGAAGTTTTGGTGATCCTCAAGAGAGGAGCCGAGTTTAGAGGAAGACTCATCGGTTATGATATCCACCTGAACGTTGTTCTGGCTGATGCCCAGCTTATTGAAGATGGTGAGCCAAAGAAGAATTATGGCAAGATCGTTATTAGAGGGGACAATGTGTTGGCTATCTCCCCGGTTGAGATAGAATGA
- a CDS encoding MATE family efflux transporter produces the protein MDGELRKKLWALAWPAILANIGQTLVNLVDMIMVGQLGSLAIASVGLGGQFSWFMMPLMFAISTGTLALVARFVGAKDIETAEKVLEQSIYLAFIMSIPVMLFGLFFGDDALRIMGASEEVVRLGYSYIRVFFLFYPVNFMAFAAFSALRGAGDTKTPMKLSLLTNGANVFLNYGLIFGHFGLPRLEVVGAALASGLSILIAFIVGLVLFLKGSLVLKFRPSFKPEFETIKRILRIGIPATIERIIFSFYNFLYISIVTRFGTIALAAHQVGLRVESIAYMPAFGFNVAASALVGQSLGEGNPEKAEKVVYEALKMVSVFMGVMAIILVVFPKYLVMPFVTKSDPNYAEVLRLASIYLIIVGISEIPLGWTFVLSGALRGAGDTKSPMYVTAISKLLFRIIPSYILGFGVSFWIIHIRGMGVIAAWLAMTLETFTTALFFWWIFKRGKWKYIKV, from the coding sequence ATGGACGGCGAACTAAGAAAAAAGCTATGGGCACTAGCATGGCCTGCTATCCTCGCTAATATAGGTCAAACACTGGTAAACCTAGTGGATATGATAATGGTAGGACAGCTCGGCTCTTTGGCCATAGCAAGCGTTGGCCTTGGAGGACAGTTTTCTTGGTTTATGATGCCACTCATGTTTGCAATCTCTACTGGAACTCTTGCACTGGTTGCCAGATTTGTTGGGGCTAAGGACATTGAGACCGCTGAGAAGGTGCTTGAGCAGAGCATATATCTGGCATTTATAATGAGCATTCCGGTGATGCTGTTCGGTCTTTTCTTTGGAGATGATGCGTTGAGAATAATGGGTGCGAGTGAAGAGGTTGTGAGACTTGGGTACTCGTACATACGTGTCTTCTTTCTGTTTTATCCTGTAAATTTTATGGCATTTGCTGCTTTTAGTGCCCTTAGAGGTGCTGGAGATACAAAAACCCCAATGAAGCTGAGCCTCCTGACCAACGGGGCAAACGTTTTCTTAAACTACGGTTTAATATTCGGGCATTTTGGTCTTCCAAGACTTGAGGTCGTTGGAGCGGCGTTAGCTTCAGGCTTGTCAATTCTCATTGCCTTTATAGTGGGGTTGGTTCTCTTTCTAAAGGGTTCTCTCGTTTTAAAGTTTAGACCATCGTTTAAACCTGAATTCGAAACCATAAAGAGAATCTTAAGAATAGGGATCCCTGCAACCATTGAGAGAATTATATTCAGCTTTTACAACTTCCTCTACATTAGTATAGTCACGCGTTTTGGTACCATAGCACTAGCAGCCCATCAAGTTGGACTTAGGGTGGAGAGCATTGCTTATATGCCAGCTTTTGGGTTTAACGTTGCTGCATCGGCTTTGGTTGGCCAGAGCCTTGGAGAAGGAAATCCAGAAAAGGCTGAAAAAGTAGTCTATGAGGCATTAAAAATGGTCTCTGTGTTTATGGGGGTCATGGCGATAATTTTGGTGGTCTTTCCCAAATACCTTGTCATGCCGTTTGTCACAAAGAGCGACCCGAACTATGCTGAAGTTCTTAGGCTCGCAAGCATTTATCTCATAATAGTGGGAATAAGTGAGATTCCCCTTGGATGGACTTTCGTCCTCAGCGGTGCCCTAAGAGGTGCTGGAGACACGAAGAGCCCGATGTACGTAACGGCAATAAGCAAGCTCTTGTTTAGAATAATACCCTCCTACATTCTAGGTTTTGGAGTCTCCTTCTGGATAATCCACATTAGGGGGATGGGTGTTATTGCGGCATGGCTTGCGATGACCTTAGAGACGTTCACAACAGCGCTCTTCTTCTGGTGGATATTCAAGAGAGGAAAATGGAAGTACATAAAGGTTTAG
- a CDS encoding redox-regulated ATPase YchF, with the protein MEIGVVGKPNVGKSTFFAAATLVDVQIANYPFTTIEANIGVSYATAEHPCKELNCTPNPQNYQYKDGIALIPIKMIDVAGLVPGAHEGRGLGNKFLDDLRMASALIHVVDATGKTDAEGQPTDYHDPVEDIEFLEKEIDYWIYGILRKNWEKFAKRIKMQGLKLSKAIAEQLTGIGVSEDDVLDAMHRVNLSDDPTKWSDEELFNFVRELRKINKPIIIAANKADAADDEQIKRLIREGEKRGYIVVPTSAAAELTLRKAAKAGYIDYIPGSGDFKVLKPLNEKQKHGLELIREKVLNRFGSTGVQEVINRAVFELLQLIPVYPVEDEHKLTDQFGNVLPHVFLMKKGSTPRDLAFKVHTDLGRTFLYAINAKTHRRVGEDYELQFNDIIKIVATAR; encoded by the coding sequence ATGGAAATTGGGGTTGTAGGAAAACCAAACGTGGGGAAGTCCACGTTTTTCGCCGCTGCCACGCTTGTAGATGTGCAAATAGCGAATTATCCTTTCACAACAATAGAAGCCAACATAGGAGTTAGCTACGCAACCGCGGAGCATCCATGCAAAGAGCTCAACTGCACCCCAAATCCACAGAACTACCAGTACAAAGACGGAATTGCCCTAATTCCAATAAAGATGATAGACGTTGCTGGATTAGTGCCCGGAGCTCATGAAGGAAGGGGTTTGGGGAACAAGTTCTTAGACGACTTAAGGATGGCATCCGCTTTAATACATGTGGTTGATGCAACTGGAAAAACCGATGCCGAAGGACAACCAACTGATTACCATGATCCCGTCGAGGATATAGAATTTTTGGAGAAAGAAATAGACTACTGGATATATGGAATTCTAAGAAAAAACTGGGAGAAGTTCGCCAAGAGAATAAAAATGCAGGGTTTAAAGCTTTCTAAGGCAATAGCTGAGCAGCTTACTGGAATTGGGGTTAGCGAAGATGACGTACTCGATGCTATGCACAGGGTAAATTTAAGCGATGATCCAACGAAATGGAGCGATGAGGAGTTGTTTAACTTTGTGCGAGAGCTCAGGAAGATAAACAAGCCCATAATCATAGCCGCAAACAAAGCCGACGCTGCCGATGATGAGCAGATAAAGCGATTAATAAGAGAAGGTGAGAAAAGGGGATACATCGTAGTGCCGACATCAGCCGCTGCCGAGCTAACACTCAGAAAAGCTGCTAAAGCAGGCTACATTGACTACATTCCAGGATCGGGGGATTTCAAGGTCTTAAAGCCTTTGAACGAAAAGCAAAAGCACGGGTTGGAGCTAATTAGAGAAAAAGTGCTCAACAGATTTGGCTCAACAGGAGTTCAAGAGGTGATAAACAGAGCAGTTTTTGAGCTCCTTCAGCTAATTCCAGTTTATCCCGTGGAGGATGAGCACAAGCTAACAGATCAATTTGGAAACGTTCTGCCGCATGTGTTCTTAATGAAGAAGGGCTCAACGCCGAGAGACCTTGCGTTTAAAGTGCACACCGATTTGGGAAGGACCTTCCTTTATGCCATCAATGCCAAAACCCACAGAAGGGTGGGAGAAGACTACGAGCTTCAGTTCAACGACATCATAAAGATAGTTGCCACCGCTAGGTAG
- a CDS encoding aminopeptidase translates to MKLIDVSRTVMEQVLGVEKGEEILIITNPGEPLEISLSLFEAAREFEAKPAIIVQSPKGTLDYAERAVIEAIKSEPDIVVSISEKKLGKDPYGINIGYIGRDNKKYTHIFEKLLRGDKRIRAFWSPGITKEMYLRSVPIDYEKLREEAEILAEVLKRGKEVHITSEKGTDLWINIEGRRPLKDDGDFRKPGKGGNLPAGEVFISPAVGKSEGVIVFDGTLSLGGESIIPKEPVKVYVKNGFVTKIEGGEDARKLEEAIRKAEKMALEMGKEEYAKNAWHLGELGIGLNPKAQMSGKLLEDEKIRKTIHIAIGANYDNDAPALNHYDCLVWYPSVEVDGEIIMKKGEFTIL, encoded by the coding sequence ATGAAGCTAATCGATGTATCAAGAACGGTCATGGAGCAGGTCTTAGGAGTTGAAAAGGGAGAAGAAATTTTAATAATAACCAACCCTGGAGAGCCTCTTGAAATATCTTTGAGCCTCTTTGAAGCTGCCAGGGAGTTCGAGGCAAAGCCAGCAATAATAGTGCAGAGCCCAAAAGGAACTCTAGACTATGCAGAGAGAGCCGTTATAGAGGCCATAAAATCAGAGCCGGATATTGTGGTATCCATAAGTGAAAAAAAGCTTGGAAAAGATCCTTACGGTATTAATATTGGATATATCGGAAGGGACAATAAAAAATACACCCATATTTTTGAGAAACTGCTGAGGGGAGACAAAAGGATAAGAGCCTTCTGGAGTCCCGGGATAACTAAGGAAATGTACCTCCGCAGTGTTCCAATAGATTATGAAAAACTTAGGGAAGAGGCGGAGATACTGGCTGAGGTTCTGAAAAGAGGGAAAGAGGTTCACATAACAAGCGAAAAGGGAACAGACCTGTGGATAAACATTGAAGGCAGAAGGCCACTAAAAGACGATGGAGACTTTAGAAAGCCCGGAAAAGGCGGAAATCTTCCCGCAGGGGAAGTTTTTATCTCTCCGGCAGTTGGCAAAAGTGAGGGTGTAATTGTTTTCGATGGCACCTTAAGCCTTGGAGGAGAGAGCATTATTCCAAAAGAGCCGGTTAAGGTTTATGTTAAGAACGGCTTTGTCACAAAGATTGAAGGAGGAGAAGATGCAAGGAAGCTTGAGGAGGCAATAAGAAAAGCCGAAAAAATGGCGCTTGAAATGGGAAAGGAGGAATACGCAAAAAACGCCTGGCATCTTGGGGAACTCGGTATAGGTCTTAACCCCAAAGCCCAGATGTCGGGGAAGCTTCTAGAAGATGAGAAGATCAGAAAGACAATACACATAGCCATAGGAGCAAATTACGACAACGATGCTCCAGCTTTGAACCATTACGACTGTCTGGTTTGGTATCCAAGTGTAGAGGTTGACGGAGAGATCATTATGAAAAAGGGAGAATTCACAATACTCTGA